A DNA window from Chelativorans sp. AA-79 contains the following coding sequences:
- a CDS encoding TPM domain-containing protein, giving the protein MARGNILDDKARARIAEAIRQAEKTTAGEVYCVLARASDDYFFPAAFFVALSILVVSLPAAFLLHYWWIAVTPAWFVAAQLGAFGAALLVLKLLPGLRIHLVPRGLRYRRAHDHALRQFLAHNIHLTQDRTGALIFVSLSERYAEVVADAGINACVPQERWNQAVEKLTRNAAAGDLAQGFIEAIALVGAELAAHFPPDASNPDEIDNHLAEI; this is encoded by the coding sequence ATGGCGAGAGGCAACATACTTGACGACAAAGCACGCGCCCGCATCGCCGAAGCGATCCGGCAAGCCGAAAAGACGACGGCGGGCGAAGTCTATTGTGTGCTCGCCCGCGCCAGCGACGACTATTTCTTCCCGGCTGCGTTCTTCGTGGCATTGTCCATTCTTGTGGTCAGCCTGCCGGCGGCCTTCCTGCTGCATTACTGGTGGATCGCGGTCACGCCGGCCTGGTTCGTGGCCGCGCAGCTCGGTGCGTTCGGCGCCGCGCTTCTGGTGCTGAAGCTCCTTCCGGGGCTGCGCATCCATCTGGTGCCGCGCGGGCTGCGCTATCGCCGCGCGCACGATCACGCGCTGCGGCAGTTCCTCGCGCACAACATCCATTTAACGCAGGATCGCACGGGCGCACTGATCTTCGTCTCGCTGTCGGAGCGTTATGCCGAGGTCGTGGCGGATGCCGGGATCAATGCGTGCGTGCCGCAGGAACGCTGGAACCAGGCGGTAGAAAAGCTCACGCGCAACGCGGCGGCGGGAGATCTCGCCCAGGGTTTCATCGAAGCGATCGCGCTGGTCGGGGCCGAGCTTGCGGCCCATTTTCCGCCGGATGCATCAAATCCGGATGAGATCGACAACCATCTGGCGGAAATCTGA
- a CDS encoding OsmC family protein, with amino-acid sequence MKRYANVNWNGSLTNGSGRIDSTQSGALGDLPLSFKARFEDETGRAGTNPEELIAAAHASCFSMALAHALAQNGTPAESLQAKAEVDLQPKQGGGFEIRGSALTVLGKVPGLDEAKFKEIAAGAKENCPVSRALGAIDITLDAKFA; translated from the coding sequence ATGAAGCGCTACGCAAATGTGAACTGGAACGGTTCCCTCACCAATGGTTCGGGTCGTATCGACAGCACCCAGAGCGGCGCGCTCGGGGACCTGCCGCTGTCCTTCAAGGCGCGCTTCGAGGACGAGACCGGCCGTGCCGGCACCAATCCGGAAGAATTGATCGCCGCCGCGCACGCTTCCTGCTTCTCCATGGCGCTGGCGCACGCGCTCGCCCAGAACGGCACACCGGCCGAGTCGCTTCAGGCAAAAGCGGAAGTCGATCTTCAGCCCAAGCAGGGCGGCGGCTTTGAGATCCGCGGCAGCGCGCTGACGGTTCTGGGCAAGGTGCCCGGCCTCGACGAGGCGAAGTTCAAGGAGATCGCGGCCGGCGCGAAAGAGAACTGCCCGGTGTCGCGGGCACTCGGCGCGATCGACATCACGCTGGACGCCAAGTTCGCCTGA
- a CDS encoding ammonium transporter, which yields MRFPSIDFAKRAAGAGTLALAAFAALPAVAQEAAEEAAEAAAPVMDKGDVAWMMVATLLVLFMTLPGLALFYGGLVRAKNALSVLMQCTMIAAVVMVVWVLWGYSFAFGGGTNPFWGGFGKLFLSGVTVDSTAATFTDGVVIPEYVFICFQMTFAVITPALIVGAFAERIKFSAVVLFTVLWVTFVYFPVAHMVWDSSGYLFNLGALDFAGGTVVHINAGIAALVGCILVGRRTGLGKEILAPHSMTLTMVGASILWVGWFGFNAGSNLEATGGAALAMINTFTATAGGIIGWSVVEALHRGKASMLGAVSGMIAGLVAVTPACGTVGPVGAIVLGVIASAVCYFFVAVVKNRFGYDDTLDVFGIHGVGGIVGALGTGIFTAPWLGGTGGEDFSIASQLWVQFVAVLVTIIWCGIGSAILYKIVDAIVGLRPAPEAETQGLDLTSHGEAAYHYS from the coding sequence ATGAGATTTCCGAGTATCGACTTCGCCAAGCGTGCGGCCGGGGCGGGCACGCTTGCACTGGCGGCCTTCGCCGCCCTTCCCGCAGTCGCACAGGAGGCCGCGGAAGAGGCCGCCGAGGCGGCGGCACCCGTCATGGACAAGGGCGACGTCGCCTGGATGATGGTGGCGACGCTTCTCGTCCTGTTCATGACCCTGCCGGGCCTTGCGCTCTTTTACGGCGGCCTCGTGCGCGCCAAAAACGCGCTCTCGGTGCTGATGCAGTGCACCATGATTGCCGCCGTCGTCATGGTGGTCTGGGTGCTCTGGGGTTACTCCTTCGCCTTCGGCGGCGGCACGAACCCGTTCTGGGGCGGCTTCGGCAAGCTGTTCCTGTCCGGCGTCACCGTCGATTCGACCGCCGCGACCTTCACCGACGGCGTGGTCATCCCGGAATATGTCTTCATCTGCTTCCAGATGACCTTCGCGGTGATCACTCCGGCGCTGATCGTCGGCGCCTTTGCCGAGCGCATCAAGTTTTCGGCGGTGGTGCTCTTCACCGTCCTGTGGGTGACCTTCGTCTACTTCCCGGTCGCGCACATGGTCTGGGATTCGAGCGGCTATCTCTTCAATCTCGGCGCGCTCGACTTCGCCGGCGGCACGGTGGTCCACATCAATGCGGGCATCGCCGCCCTCGTGGGCTGCATTCTCGTCGGCAGGCGCACCGGCCTGGGCAAGGAGATCCTGGCGCCGCATTCGATGACGCTCACCATGGTCGGCGCTTCGATCCTGTGGGTGGGCTGGTTCGGCTTCAATGCCGGATCCAACCTGGAAGCCACCGGCGGCGCGGCTCTCGCCATGATCAACACCTTCACGGCGACCGCCGGCGGGATCATCGGCTGGAGCGTGGTCGAGGCCCTGCATCGCGGCAAGGCTTCAATGCTGGGTGCGGTCTCCGGCATGATCGCGGGCCTCGTGGCCGTCACCCCGGCCTGCGGCACGGTGGGCCCGGTGGGTGCCATCGTCCTCGGCGTGATCGCCAGCGCGGTCTGCTACTTCTTCGTGGCGGTGGTGAAGAACAGGTTCGGCTATGACGACACGCTTGACGTGTTCGGCATCCATGGCGTGGGCGGCATCGTCGGCGCGCTCGGCACCGGCATCTTCACCGCGCCGTGGCTCGGCGGAACGGGCGGCGAGGACTTCTCCATCGCTTCGCAGCTTTGGGTCCAGTTCGTCGCGGTGCTGGTCACCATCATCTGGTGCGGCATCGGATCGGCGATCCTCTACAAGATCGTCGACGCGATCGTCGGCCTGCGGCCCGCGCCGGAAGCGGAGACACAGGGTCTCGACCTCACATCCCACGGCGAGGCGGCGTACCACTACTCCTGA
- a CDS encoding DUF167 family protein, with product MPPTPCFRESKNGVELFVRLTPKSSADAVEGIAEGPDGRSYLKARVRAVPEDGKANEALERLLAKWLGVAPRDVSVTAGATSRLKTVSVSGDAPLLAARLSSQMSASPGRSLPR from the coding sequence ATGCCGCCCACCCCCTGCTTCCGCGAAAGCAAGAACGGCGTCGAACTCTTCGTCCGGCTCACGCCGAAATCTTCCGCCGACGCGGTCGAGGGAATCGCGGAGGGCCCTGACGGGCGCTCCTATCTGAAAGCCCGCGTGCGCGCCGTCCCGGAAGACGGCAAAGCCAATGAAGCGCTGGAAAGGCTGCTTGCGAAATGGCTCGGCGTGGCGCCGCGAGACGTTTCCGTCACCGCCGGCGCCACATCCAGATTGAAGACCGTTTCGGTCTCCGGCGATGCGCCGCTTCTCGCCGCGCGCCTCAGCTCTCAGATGTCTGCTTCGCCCGGTCGATCGCTTCCACGATGA
- the ppa gene encoding inorganic diphosphatase, whose translation MRIEAIPIGDNPPEDVNVIIEVPVGGQPIKYEMDKKAGTLFVDRFLYTPMTYPGNYGFVPHTLSDDGDPIDVLVCNTRQLIPGCVINVRPIGVLIMEDNSGQDEKIIAVPSPHLTRRYEKVRNYEDLPEITLQQIQHFFEHYKDLEPGKWVKIGDWMNADSARRLIVEAIDRAKQTSES comes from the coding sequence ATGCGCATTGAGGCCATCCCCATCGGCGACAATCCGCCCGAGGACGTCAACGTCATCATCGAAGTCCCCGTGGGCGGGCAGCCGATAAAATACGAGATGGACAAGAAGGCCGGCACGCTGTTCGTCGATCGCTTCCTCTACACGCCCATGACCTACCCCGGCAATTACGGCTTCGTGCCGCATACCCTGTCGGACGATGGCGACCCGATCGACGTTCTCGTCTGCAACACGCGCCAGCTCATTCCCGGCTGCGTCATCAATGTGCGGCCGATCGGCGTCCTCATCATGGAGGACAACAGCGGTCAGGACGAGAAGATCATCGCGGTGCCTTCGCCGCATCTCACGCGCCGCTACGAAAAGGTGCGAAACTACGAAGATCTTCCCGAGATCACCCTGCAGCAGATCCAGCACTTCTTCGAGCACTACAAGGATCTGGAACCCGGCAAATGGGTGAAGATCGGCGACTGGATGAATGCCGACTCCGCCCGCCGGCTCATCGTGGAAGCGATCGACCGGGCGAAGCAGACATCTGAGAGCTGA
- a CDS encoding P-II family nitrogen regulator, whose product MKFVMAIIKPFKLEAVREALTELGIQGLTVTEVKGYGRQKGHTEIYRGAEYAVNFLPKVKIEVAVDADIADKAVEAIANAAKTGQIGDGKIFVYSIEKAVRIRTGETDADAL is encoded by the coding sequence ATGAAATTCGTGATGGCAATCATAAAGCCGTTCAAGCTCGAGGCAGTGCGCGAAGCACTGACCGAGCTCGGCATTCAGGGGCTGACCGTCACCGAAGTGAAGGGTTACGGAAGGCAGAAGGGGCACACGGAAATCTATCGCGGCGCCGAATATGCGGTGAACTTCCTGCCCAAGGTCAAGATCGAGGTCGCGGTCGATGCGGACATCGCCGACAAGGCCGTGGAAGCGATCGCGAACGCTGCCAAGACCGGCCAGATCGGTGACGGCAAGATCTTCGTCTACAGCATCGAAAAGGCAGTGCGCATCCGCACCGGCGAAACCGACGCCGATGCGTTGTGA
- a CDS encoding exodeoxyribonuclease III — MLFKIATWNINSVRLRLPLVARFLEEYQPDVLCLQETKCPDDLFPTAAFRKLGYGHVAIHGQKGYHGVATISRRPLDVVERRSFCGLVDCRHLSTLINVDGRQILLHNFYVPAGGDEPDPEVNPKFRHKLDFLQEMREVRPVGDVNTGTILVGDLNVAPLETDVWSHKQMLNVVSHTPVETEGLEVVRKDGGWVDLMRRHIPPEEKLFTWWSYRAKDWSVSNRGRRLDHIWSSDDLAPVLGRVEVLRDARGWDRPSDHVPVIAEFG; from the coding sequence ATGCTCTTCAAGATCGCCACCTGGAACATCAACTCCGTCCGCCTTCGCCTGCCGCTCGTTGCGCGCTTCCTGGAAGAATACCAGCCGGATGTGCTGTGCCTGCAGGAAACGAAATGCCCGGACGACCTGTTTCCGACCGCTGCCTTCCGCAAGCTCGGTTACGGTCATGTCGCGATTCACGGCCAGAAGGGATATCACGGCGTGGCTACCATCTCGCGCCGGCCGCTGGACGTGGTGGAGCGCCGCAGCTTCTGCGGGCTCGTGGACTGCCGCCATCTATCAACATTGATCAATGTCGACGGCCGACAGATCCTGCTGCACAATTTCTATGTGCCTGCGGGCGGTGACGAGCCCGATCCCGAAGTCAACCCGAAATTCCGGCACAAGCTCGATTTCCTGCAGGAGATGCGGGAGGTGCGCCCCGTCGGCGACGTGAACACCGGCACCATTCTCGTGGGCGACCTGAATGTGGCGCCGCTCGAGACAGATGTATGGTCGCACAAGCAGATGCTGAACGTGGTAAGCCACACGCCGGTCGAGACCGAGGGACTCGAGGTCGTGCGCAAGGACGGCGGTTGGGTGGACCTGATGCGCCGACACATTCCACCGGAGGAAAAACTCTTCACCTGGTGGAGCTATCGCGCCAAGGATTGGAGCGTTTCGAACCGTGGCCGCAGGCTGGACCATATCTGGTCTTCGGATGATCTGGCGCCTGTGCTCGGCCGGGTCGAGGTTTTGCGCGACGCCCGCGGTTGGGACCGCCCGTCAGACCACGTGCCGGTGATCGCCGAATTCGGCTGA
- the tesB gene encoding acyl-CoA thioesterase II gives MSSAMQELLDILNLEKLEHNLFRGRSPQVGWQRVFGGQVIGQALVAAQRTVAPERHVHSLHCYFMRPGDPAVPIIYEVDRIRDGSSFTTRRVVAIQHGQAIFALSASFQVDEQGLEHQLSMPEGVPAPDSLRSQAQFMAMLSAEVPEAIRRYWQRERPVEIRPVNVEHYTTNDKLPPFQHVWMRATGPVPGDRALQAAVLAYFSDMTLIDTATFPHGRSVFDPELQMASLDHAMWFHRPDSLNDWLLYTQDSPSSRGARGLSRGSIYSRNGVLIASVAQEGLLRMRTK, from the coding sequence ATGTCGTCTGCAATGCAGGAGCTTCTCGACATACTTAATCTCGAAAAGCTCGAACACAACCTGTTTCGCGGCCGCAGCCCGCAGGTGGGGTGGCAGCGCGTCTTCGGCGGGCAGGTGATCGGCCAGGCGCTGGTCGCGGCGCAGCGCACCGTGGCCCCGGAAAGGCACGTCCATTCGCTGCACTGCTACTTCATGCGGCCCGGCGACCCCGCCGTGCCCATCATCTACGAGGTGGACCGCATTCGCGACGGGAGCAGCTTCACCACCCGCCGCGTGGTCGCCATCCAGCACGGACAGGCCATCTTCGCCCTCTCCGCGTCCTTCCAGGTGGACGAGCAAGGGCTGGAGCACCAGTTGTCCATGCCGGAAGGAGTCCCCGCGCCGGATTCCCTGCGCAGCCAGGCGCAGTTCATGGCGATGCTCAGCGCCGAAGTGCCCGAGGCCATCCGCCGCTACTGGCAGCGCGAGCGGCCCGTCGAGATCCGGCCGGTCAATGTCGAGCACTACACGACAAACGACAAGCTGCCGCCCTTCCAGCACGTCTGGATGCGGGCGACAGGCCCGGTGCCGGGCGACCGCGCCCTGCAGGCGGCCGTGCTGGCCTACTTCTCCGACATGACGCTGATCGACACGGCGACCTTTCCCCATGGGCGCTCGGTGTTCGATCCGGAACTCCAGATGGCCAGCCTTGACCACGCCATGTGGTTTCACAGGCCGGACTCTCTGAACGACTGGCTGCTCTACACCCAGGACAGCCCCTCCTCGCGAGGAGCGAGGGGGCTCTCTCGCGGCAGCATCTATTCCCGGAATGGCGTGCTCATAGCCTCGGTCGCGCAGGAGGGTCTGCTGCGAATGCGAACAAAGTAG
- a CDS encoding outer membrane lipoprotein carrier protein LolA, with protein MTNFAERNRVVLRLARRSMIAFAVLALGLAAGGAHAAPDLAQRIAQHFSSVRTMTGEFVQFGPRGEQTGGKFYIERPGKIRFDYEPPAQFRVTSDGTSVVLENKKMNTVDIYRLADTPLKLLLGERIDLSSENVREVKQEPDLTTVRLVDRQLGNNSTITMMFDSNTYDLRQWTITDAQGRDTTVMIFNVQQGVTFDPSVFHIDYRRVNALARGGR; from the coding sequence ATGACCAATTTCGCCGAGCGCAACCGTGTGGTTCTCCGCCTCGCACGCCGCTCGATGATCGCATTTGCCGTGCTCGCGCTGGGCTTGGCCGCCGGCGGCGCCCACGCCGCCCCCGACCTCGCGCAGCGCATCGCCCAGCATTTCTCCAGTGTCCGCACGATGACGGGCGAGTTCGTGCAGTTCGGCCCGCGGGGCGAGCAGACCGGCGGCAAGTTCTATATCGAACGCCCGGGAAAGATCCGCTTCGACTACGAGCCTCCAGCCCAATTCCGCGTCACGTCGGATGGAACGTCGGTGGTGCTCGAAAACAAGAAGATGAACACGGTGGACATCTACCGGCTTGCCGACACCCCGTTGAAGCTGCTCCTGGGCGAGCGCATCGACCTTTCTTCCGAGAATGTGCGCGAAGTGAAGCAGGAGCCCGACCTCACGACCGTGCGCCTCGTCGATCGGCAGTTGGGAAACAACTCCACCATCACGATGATGTTCGATTCGAACACCTATGATCTGCGCCAATGGACCATCACCGACGCCCAAGGGCGGGACACCACGGTGATGATCTTCAACGTGCAGCAGGGGGTCACCTTCGATCCCAGCGTGTTCCACATCGACTACCGCCGCGTGAACGCGCTTGCCCGCGGCGGCAGGTAA
- a CDS encoding GNAT family N-acetyltransferase, with the protein MKTLSVDIRRADPQDAEAIAAVHDRAWRGAYAGIIPHRALNAMIGRRGPRWWANAIRRSATVLVLEIGGEIAGYATLGRNRARELKHAGEIYELYLAPEYQGIGLGRRLFQAAREMLAAHGLRGLVVWALEENIAAINFYQGAGGRDTAEGVEVFDSKALRKIAFVWD; encoded by the coding sequence ATGAAGACGCTATCGGTCGATATCAGACGGGCTGATCCGCAGGATGCGGAAGCGATCGCTGCCGTGCATGATCGTGCCTGGCGCGGTGCCTATGCCGGCATCATCCCGCACCGTGCACTCAACGCGATGATCGGCCGGCGCGGACCGCGCTGGTGGGCGAACGCCATCCGCCGCTCGGCAACCGTCCTGGTCCTGGAAATCGGCGGCGAAATCGCTGGCTACGCCACGCTCGGCCGCAACCGCGCCCGCGAGCTCAAGCATGCCGGCGAAATCTACGAGCTCTATCTGGCTCCGGAATATCAGGGGATCGGGCTTGGCCGGCGTCTTTTCCAGGCCGCGCGCGAGATGCTTGCCGCACACGGGCTCAGGGGGCTCGTCGTGTGGGCGTTGGAAGAGAATATCGCCGCGATCAACTTCTACCAGGGTGCTGGCGGCCGCGACACGGCGGAAGGTGTCGAAGTGTTCGACAGCAAGGCGCTGCGCAAGATCGCTTTCGTCTGGGACTGA
- a CDS encoding ubiquinone biosynthesis hydroxylase has protein sequence MSVASEDKRLSGPFDVMIAGAGYVGLAIAVSLRHARPGMKVLVVDAAPEGAWERDGRASAIAAAATRMLRHVGCWDEIAPEAQPITEMVVTDSRTSDPVRPVFLTFGGEAAPGEPFAHMVMNRDMNGALRWRASELGIDIVQGVAVEGFETDHAGVSVRLANGVSSRTRLLVAADGIRSRLRDMAGIRIVHWEYGQSGIVCTVAHERPHNGRAEEHFLPAGPFATLPLKGNRSSIVWTERTEDAERLVAEDEFVFEQELERRFGLKLGEIHVEGPRRAWPLGLTLAREFVKPRFALAGDAAHGIHPIAGQGLNLGFRDAAALAQVVVEADRLGEDIGALDVLQRYERWRRFETVQMGVTTDVLNRLFSNDLGPLRAVRDFGLGLVDRMPGMKSFFVRQASGLTGGTPRLLQGEAI, from the coding sequence ATGAGCGTGGCGAGCGAAGACAAGCGGCTGAGCGGACCGTTCGACGTCATGATCGCCGGAGCGGGATATGTCGGGCTCGCCATCGCCGTTTCCCTTCGCCACGCCCGCCCTGGAATGAAGGTTCTCGTGGTCGATGCCGCCCCCGAAGGTGCCTGGGAGCGTGACGGCCGCGCTTCGGCTATTGCCGCCGCTGCGACCCGCATGCTGCGTCATGTCGGGTGCTGGGACGAGATCGCGCCGGAGGCCCAGCCCATCACGGAGATGGTCGTCACCGATTCGCGCACGTCTGATCCGGTGCGTCCCGTCTTTCTTACCTTCGGCGGTGAAGCAGCACCCGGCGAGCCCTTCGCCCACATGGTGATGAACCGGGACATGAACGGCGCCTTGCGGTGGCGAGCAAGCGAGCTCGGCATCGACATCGTGCAGGGCGTTGCGGTCGAGGGCTTCGAGACGGACCATGCGGGGGTGAGCGTTCGCCTTGCGAATGGCGTATCGTCCCGCACACGCCTGCTCGTGGCGGCGGACGGCATCAGGTCGCGCCTGCGCGACATGGCCGGCATACGCATCGTCCATTGGGAATACGGACAATCCGGCATCGTCTGCACTGTCGCGCACGAGCGCCCGCATAACGGCCGCGCGGAGGAGCACTTCCTGCCCGCCGGCCCGTTCGCGACACTGCCGCTCAAGGGGAACCGGTCCTCCATCGTGTGGACCGAGCGCACGGAGGATGCCGAGCGGCTGGTAGCAGAGGACGAATTCGTGTTCGAACAGGAGCTTGAGCGGCGTTTCGGCCTCAAGCTCGGCGAAATCCATGTCGAAGGGCCGCGCCGCGCCTGGCCGCTGGGCCTGACGCTGGCGCGCGAATTCGTGAAGCCGCGCTTTGCGCTTGCGGGGGACGCGGCCCACGGCATTCACCCGATCGCGGGCCAGGGCCTCAATCTCGGCTTCAGGGATGCCGCCGCGCTTGCGCAGGTGGTGGTGGAGGCCGACCGGCTGGGCGAGGATATCGGCGCCCTCGACGTGCTGCAGCGCTATGAACGCTGGCGGCGTTTCGAAACAGTGCAGATGGGGGTGACGACGGACGTCCTCAACCGACTCTTCTCCAACGATCTCGGCCCGCTCCGGGCGGTCCGTGATTTTGGACTGGGCCTTGTCGACCGCATGCCCGGCATGAAGAGCTTCTTTGTCCGGCAGGCTTCCGGCCTGACCGGCGGCACGCCGCGCCTGCTGCAGGGCGAGGCCATCTGA
- a CDS encoding DNA translocase FtsK, producing MSSGSSATFAIYGGGFGLQGFLRRQAARGLGLLVLALVAFCLASLATWNVADPSFSYATDNPVTNAIGYPGAVFSDIAMQFLGLASVAGLVPAVVWGILLIAGRGVGRPGRRLLAWFGGAVLSAGVAGCLTPPTTWPLPTGLGGVFGDMVLSVPAYFVGGYPTGFLGVVMAAILIGPAAWLTLFAAGLFGRSAVPAGAPEEEVAEEDIPDEEDEEGGFVVLGVIAHWWLCLTSFLRRHFAVRGPDVPEEYDVPAPPPVLIAARAADERMRIEPDFDEGSLDISPFDDAATGRPQAAARVGNPAPRPAPGARIRREAQTSLLDSGEFKLPALHLLAEPKATSKDPSLSRDALEQNARLLEGVLEDFGVKGEIIHVRPGPVVTLYELEPAPGIKSSRVIGLADDIARSMSAIAARVAVVPGRNAIGIELPNATRETVYLRELLASREFEGTKARLALGLGKTINGEAVIADLAKMPHLLVAGTTGSGKSVAINTMILSLLYRMTPEECRLIMIDPKMLELSVYDGIPHLLTPVVTDPKKAVVALKWTVREMEDRYRKMSKVGVRNIEGFNQRVTAAKKKGETITRTVQTGFDRETGEAIYETEDLDLEPMPFIVVIIDEMADLMMVAGKDIEGAVQRLAQMARAAGIHVIMATQRPSVDVITGTIKANFPTRISFQVTSKIDSRTILGEQGAEQLLGMGDMLYMAGGGRIQRVHGPFVSDQEVEQIVVHLKAQGAPDYLEAVTEDDGDEGDGASGGGSSGNFADSDDPYDQAVAVVLRDGKASTSYIQRRLGIGYNRAASIIERMEQEGIVGPANHAGKREILVPTEQEDV from the coding sequence ATGAGTTCGGGTTCTTCCGCAACATTCGCGATCTATGGCGGCGGCTTCGGCCTGCAAGGCTTCCTCCGGCGACAAGCCGCGCGTGGCCTGGGCTTGCTGGTGCTCGCCCTGGTCGCGTTCTGCCTCGCGAGCCTTGCGACCTGGAACGTGGCCGATCCGAGCTTCAGCTACGCCACCGACAACCCGGTCACGAACGCCATCGGTTATCCGGGCGCCGTCTTCTCCGATATCGCCATGCAGTTTCTCGGCCTCGCCTCGGTCGCCGGCCTGGTACCCGCGGTCGTCTGGGGCATCCTTCTCATCGCGGGCCGCGGCGTCGGCCGGCCGGGGCGCCGGCTTCTGGCCTGGTTCGGCGGCGCCGTCCTTTCGGCGGGCGTCGCGGGTTGCCTCACCCCACCCACCACCTGGCCGCTGCCCACCGGCCTTGGCGGCGTCTTCGGAGACATGGTGCTTTCCGTGCCAGCCTATTTCGTCGGCGGCTATCCGACAGGCTTTCTCGGCGTGGTGATGGCTGCCATCCTGATCGGTCCCGCCGCTTGGCTAACCCTCTTTGCCGCAGGCCTTTTCGGCCGCAGTGCGGTGCCTGCCGGTGCGCCGGAAGAGGAGGTTGCCGAAGAGGACATTCCCGATGAGGAGGACGAGGAAGGCGGCTTCGTGGTCCTTGGCGTCATCGCCCATTGGTGGCTCTGCCTGACTTCGTTCCTGCGCCGGCACTTCGCGGTGCGCGGCCCGGATGTGCCGGAGGAATACGACGTCCCGGCACCCCCGCCGGTCCTGATCGCGGCGCGTGCGGCGGATGAGCGCATGCGGATCGAGCCGGATTTCGATGAGGGCAGTCTCGATATCTCGCCCTTCGACGACGCGGCTACAGGCCGCCCGCAAGCGGCCGCACGCGTCGGCAACCCCGCGCCGCGCCCTGCACCCGGCGCCCGCATCCGGCGCGAGGCCCAGACCTCACTGCTCGATTCGGGCGAGTTCAAGCTGCCCGCGCTGCACCTGCTCGCCGAGCCGAAGGCGACCAGCAAGGATCCCAGCCTCTCCAGGGACGCGCTCGAGCAGAATGCCCGGCTTCTGGAGGGCGTGCTGGAGGACTTCGGCGTGAAGGGCGAGATCATCCATGTGCGGCCGGGGCCGGTGGTCACGCTCTATGAGCTCGAACCCGCTCCCGGCATCAAGTCCTCGCGCGTGATCGGGCTTGCCGACGACATCGCCCGGTCCATGAGCGCGATCGCCGCGCGCGTCGCCGTGGTGCCGGGCCGCAACGCCATCGGCATCGAGTTGCCCAACGCCACGCGCGAGACGGTTTATCTGCGCGAGCTTCTGGCGAGCCGCGAGTTCGAAGGCACCAAGGCTCGGCTGGCCCTCGGGCTGGGCAAGACCATCAACGGCGAGGCCGTGATCGCGGATCTCGCCAAGATGCCCCACCTGCTGGTGGCGGGCACCACCGGCTCGGGCAAGTCGGTGGCCATCAACACCATGATCCTGTCGCTGCTCTACCGCATGACGCCGGAGGAGTGCCGCCTGATCATGATCGACCCGAAAATGCTGGAGCTTTCCGTCTATGACGGCATCCCGCACCTGCTGACGCCGGTCGTCACGGACCCCAAGAAAGCCGTGGTCGCGCTCAAATGGACCGTACGCGAGATGGAGGACCGCTACCGCAAGATGTCCAAGGTGGGCGTGCGCAACATCGAGGGCTTCAACCAGCGCGTGACCGCCGCCAAAAAGAAAGGCGAGACGATCACGCGCACGGTGCAGACCGGCTTCGACCGCGAGACGGGCGAGGCGATCTACGAGACCGAGGACCTCGATCTGGAGCCGATGCCCTTCATCGTCGTCATCATCGACGAGATGGCCGATCTGATGATGGTCGCGGGCAAGGATATAGAGGGCGCGGTTCAGCGGCTTGCGCAGATGGCGCGCGCGGCGGGCATCCACGTCATCATGGCCACGCAGCGGCCTTCCGTCGACGTGATCACCGGCACGATCAAGGCCAATTTCCCGACGCGCATCTCCTTCCAGGTGACGTCGAAGATCGACAGCCGCACGATTCTCGGCGAACAGGGCGCCGAGCAGTTGCTAGGCATGGGCGACATGCTCTACATGGCCGGCGGAGGCCGCATCCAGCGCGTGCACGGTCCCTTCGTGTCCGACCAGGAGGTCGAGCAGATCGTCGTCCACCTGAAAGCCCAGGGCGCGCCGGACTATCTGGAGGCCGTGACCGAAGACGACGGCGATGAAGGCGACGGAGCCTCCGGCGGCGGTTCGTCCGGCAACTTCGCGGATTCGGACGATCCGTACGACCAGGCCGTGGCCGTCGTCCTGCGGGACGGCAAGGCTTCCACCAGCTACATCCAGCGCCGCCTCGGCATCGGCTACAACCGCGCTGCTTCCATCATTGAGCGCATGGAGCAGGAGGGGATCGTCGGTCCCGCCAATCATGCCGGCAAGCGCGAGATTCTGGTTCCCACGGAACAAGAGGACGTGTGA